A single region of the Lotus japonicus ecotype B-129 chromosome 4, LjGifu_v1.2 genome encodes:
- the LOC130714780 gene encoding abscisic acid 8'-hydroxylase 3-like isoform X2 — protein MLNLSREELVIVVALLCVGITYLASKACKRASSNEREDIPGRLGLPFIGETFSFLSAYNSTRGSYDFVTPRRLRFGRWFKTRLFGKIHIFVPNSEGARIILANDFVLFNKGYVKSLAEAAGKNSLFCVPVESHKRMRRLLSEPFSMTSPSAFITKFDKKMCARLQKLEEGGQSFKVLDFCMKARRRLVETFTEIIARRRRGEESAEDFLQSMLQRDLFPASEKLDDSEIIDNMLTFIFSGQSTTATAMMWSVKFLHENKEVQDILREEQLSLSKMKPEGAPLTKEDINNMPYGWKVLKETLRMSNIVLWYPRVALQDCTIEGREIKKGWHVNIDATCVHFDPDLYKDPLKFNPQRFDETQKPYSFIPFGAGPRTCLGMYMAKLKMLIFIHRLVGGYTWTLDDLDNSLQAKELVPKLRSGCPITLKSLSKSRSEA, from the exons ATGTTGAATCTCTCCAGAGAAGAGCTAGTGATCGTGGTCGCATTACTCTGTGTAGGAATAACATACCTGGCTTCAAAAGCTTGTAAAAGAGCTTCTTCAAACGAGAGAGAAGATATCCCTGGACGTCTGGGGTTACCTTTCATCGGGgaaactttttcttttctctctgcCTATAATAGCACGAGAGGAAGCTACGATTTTGTTACACCTAGGCGATTAAG GTTTGGGAGGTGGTTCAAAACAAGGCTATTCGGCAAGATCCATATCTTTGTTCCTAATTCTGAAGGTGCAAGGATAATACTTGCTAATGATTTTGTTCTATTCAACAAGGGATATGTAAAATCATTGGCAGAAGCTGCAGGAAAGAATAGCTTATTTTGTGTACCCGTTGAGAGCCACAAAAGGATGAGGCGCCTTCTATCAGAGCCATTCTCAATGACTTCCCCATCTGCATTTAtcacaaaatttgacaaaaaaatgtgTGCAAGGCTGCAAAAACTTGAAGAGGGTGGCCAAAGTTTCAAGGTGTTGGACTTCTGTATGAAG GCTCGTAGAAGGCTTGTGGAAACCTTCACAGAGATCATTGCAAGACGGAGAAGGGGAGAAGAGTCTGCAGAGGACTTCTTGCAGTCCATGTTGCAGAGAGATTTATTCCCAGCCAGTGAAAAGCTTGATGATTCTGAGATTATTGATAATATGTTAACATTCATATTTTCCGGACAGAGCACCACAGCAACAGCAATGATGTGGAGTGTAAAGTTCTTACATGAAAACAAAGAAGTACAAGATATACTCAGG GAAGAACAATTGTCTTTAAGCAAAATGAAGCCAGAAGGAGCTCCACTTACAAAAGAAGACATCAACAACATGCCCTATGGTTGGAAG GTACTTAAGGAAACACTGAGAATGTCCAATATCGTGTTATGGTATCCTCGTGTAGCACTTCAAGACTGCACCATTGAAG GGCGTGAAATAAAGAAAGGTTGGCACGTTAACATCGATGCAACTTGTGTACATTTCGACCCTGACTTGTACAAGGATCCCTTGAAATTCAATCCGCAAAGATTTGAT GAAACTCAAAAGCCCTACAGTTTCATACCTTTTGGAGCAGGGCCGAGAACATGCCTTGGGATGTATATGGCAAAACTGAAAATGTTGATCTTTATACATAGACTCGTGGGGGGTTACAC GTGGACACTTGATGATTTAGATAATAGCTTACAAGCGAAGGAACTCGTTCCTAAACTAAGGAGTGGTTGTCCAATAACGTTGAAGTCCTTAAGCAAAAGCAGGTCGGAGGCATAA
- the LOC130714780 gene encoding 3beta,22alpha-dihydroxysteroid 3-dehydrogenase-like isoform X1, protein MLNLSREELVIVVALLCVGITYLASKACKRASSNEREDIPGRLGLPFIGETFSFLSAYNSTRGSYDFVTPRRLRFGRWFKTRLFGKIHIFVPNSEGARIILANDFVLFNKGYVKSLAEAAGKNSLFCVPVESHKRMRRLLSEPFSMTSPSAFITKFDKKMCARLQKLEEGGQSFKVLDFCMKMSFDGICEMLMSITEDSLLEKIWKDSIAAGEAMISIPAMIPGSRYYKGMKARRRLVETFTEIIARRRRGEESAEDFLQSMLQRDLFPASEKLDDSEIIDNMLTFIFSGQSTTATAMMWSVKFLHENKEVQDILREEQLSLSKMKPEGAPLTKEDINNMPYGWKVLKETLRMSNIVLWYPRVALQDCTIEGREIKKGWHVNIDATCVHFDPDLYKDPLKFNPQRFDETQKPYSFIPFGAGPRTCLGMYMAKLKMLIFIHRLVGGYTWTLDDLDNSLQAKELVPKLRSGCPITLKSLSKSRSEA, encoded by the exons ATGTTGAATCTCTCCAGAGAAGAGCTAGTGATCGTGGTCGCATTACTCTGTGTAGGAATAACATACCTGGCTTCAAAAGCTTGTAAAAGAGCTTCTTCAAACGAGAGAGAAGATATCCCTGGACGTCTGGGGTTACCTTTCATCGGGgaaactttttcttttctctctgcCTATAATAGCACGAGAGGAAGCTACGATTTTGTTACACCTAGGCGATTAAG GTTTGGGAGGTGGTTCAAAACAAGGCTATTCGGCAAGATCCATATCTTTGTTCCTAATTCTGAAGGTGCAAGGATAATACTTGCTAATGATTTTGTTCTATTCAACAAGGGATATGTAAAATCATTGGCAGAAGCTGCAGGAAAGAATAGCTTATTTTGTGTACCCGTTGAGAGCCACAAAAGGATGAGGCGCCTTCTATCAGAGCCATTCTCAATGACTTCCCCATCTGCATTTAtcacaaaatttgacaaaaaaatgtgTGCAAGGCTGCAAAAACTTGAAGAGGGTGGCCAAAGTTTCAAGGTGTTGGACTTCTGTATGAAG ATGTCATTTGATGGAATTTGTGAGATGCTGATGAGCATCACGGAGGATTCATTACTAGAAAAGATCTGGAAAGACAGCATTGCCGCTGGTGAAGCCATGATATCTATTCCTGCCATGATTCCGGGCTCCAGATACTATAAGGGCATGAAG GCTCGTAGAAGGCTTGTGGAAACCTTCACAGAGATCATTGCAAGACGGAGAAGGGGAGAAGAGTCTGCAGAGGACTTCTTGCAGTCCATGTTGCAGAGAGATTTATTCCCAGCCAGTGAAAAGCTTGATGATTCTGAGATTATTGATAATATGTTAACATTCATATTTTCCGGACAGAGCACCACAGCAACAGCAATGATGTGGAGTGTAAAGTTCTTACATGAAAACAAAGAAGTACAAGATATACTCAGG GAAGAACAATTGTCTTTAAGCAAAATGAAGCCAGAAGGAGCTCCACTTACAAAAGAAGACATCAACAACATGCCCTATGGTTGGAAG GTACTTAAGGAAACACTGAGAATGTCCAATATCGTGTTATGGTATCCTCGTGTAGCACTTCAAGACTGCACCATTGAAG GGCGTGAAATAAAGAAAGGTTGGCACGTTAACATCGATGCAACTTGTGTACATTTCGACCCTGACTTGTACAAGGATCCCTTGAAATTCAATCCGCAAAGATTTGAT GAAACTCAAAAGCCCTACAGTTTCATACCTTTTGGAGCAGGGCCGAGAACATGCCTTGGGATGTATATGGCAAAACTGAAAATGTTGATCTTTATACATAGACTCGTGGGGGGTTACAC GTGGACACTTGATGATTTAGATAATAGCTTACAAGCGAAGGAACTCGTTCCTAAACTAAGGAGTGGTTGTCCAATAACGTTGAAGTCCTTAAGCAAAAGCAGGTCGGAGGCATAA